In Dermacentor albipictus isolate Rhodes 1998 colony chromosome 6, USDA_Dalb.pri_finalv2, whole genome shotgun sequence, the following proteins share a genomic window:
- the LOC135917040 gene encoding uncharacterized protein yields the protein MFSAPNVLSAPGRGAAQASASSNDYRVVLPRLPTGKLVADSVFLHADLSGRPYRAQDFRDALRNVIDLKEISSIGQFQMSHVWMVTCKSSMTKSKLVTCGELSVKGRRCLVIDPEPTEVKMKLLWLPERLEDDYIRDALQAYGKVKSISVESWRVSEMEQMRTLNRDVVLTLADGVGVGDVPHLLHVCGVQSLVLIPGRPPLCLRCNKVGHIRRNCRTPRCEACRRFGHTDEECVVTYADKLRHRTRPPEESLQEHIMDVTEVLDATGDVPSSADTSCASKAPLHVKENDIAELPVEKESTEKKEAPATTQPVAAQPANETAADDSSAAPKHLNTCAMLAEDNRSSADTSIPKRRATNRSESSTDSETASTTRKARRRKTSTHSGKCRRSRSRRPGESSEGASPLPSRADRIENQV from the coding sequence atgttctccGCTCCAAATGTtttatcggcccctggccgaggtgctgctcaggcttcagccagcagcaatgactaccgtgttgtgttaccccgtcttcctaccggtaagctggttgcggactccgttttcctgcatgctgacttaagtggtcgaccgtacagagcccaagatttcagagacgcccttcggaacgttattgacctgaaggaaataagttccatcggacaatttcagatgtcgcacgtgtggatggtgacgtgcaaatcatcaatgacaaaatcaaagctagtcacgtgcggagaattatccgtaaaaggtagacgctgccTCGTTATTGACCCCGAGCCCACGGAAGTAAAAATGAAGCTTTtatggcttcctgagcgtttggaagacgattacattcgagatgcgctccaggcttacgggaaagtgaagtccatatcagtagaaagctggagagtatcagaaatggagcaaatgcgtaccctcaatcgtgacgtggtgttgactcttgccgatggagtcggcgtgggcgacgttccacatctgctacacgtttgtggagtgcagagccttgtattgattccaggccggcccccgCTTTGTCTCCGCTGTAACAAGGTTGGACACATTCGTCGgaactgcagaaccccacgttgtgaagccTGCCGACGCTTTGGTCACACAGATGAAGAATGTGTTGTGACATACGCCGACAAGTTACGGCACAGGACAAGGCCTCCAGAAGAAAGCTTGCAGGAACACATAATGGATGTTACTGAGGTTCTCGATGCAacgggagacgttccctcttccgcggaTACCAGCTGTGCCAGTAAGGCCCCTCTACATGTTAAAGAGAATGACATCGCAGAACTGCCTGTGGAAAAGGAAAGTACCGAAAAGAAAGAAGCGCCCGCTACCACGCAGCCAGTTGCCGCCCAGCCAGCgaatgagacagccgctgatgactCATCTGCTGCACCGAAGCACCTCAACACGTGCGCTATGCTGGCAGAGGACAACCGAAGTAGCGCGGATACgtcaattccgaagcgccgtgcgactaacagatcagagtcaagcacggacagcgagacggcgagtaccacaagaaaagcacgtcgccgcaaaacatcgacACATTCAGGAAAGTGCCGGCGATCACGGTCCAGGAGGCCTGGTGAGAGTTCGGAGGGAGCCTCGCCGTTACCCTCTAGGGCCGACCGCATAGAGAATCAAGTATAA